Below is a window of Fusobacterium sp. DNA.
TACATTTAAAAATTCTTCATTGGTAGGTGCATTTCCATTTCCAAAAGTTTTCAATATAACACCTTTTATTTCATCTGTACTTTCAAATATAGTTTTCAAATATTGAGGATTTAATCCTGGAAATAATTCAAGAATAATAACTTTATTATTCATATATCCATCTACATAAAAATTTTTGTTTAAAGGTCTGTCAAGAATTCTATCTTTTATTATTCTAATATCTCCACCAATTTCTCCGATAGCAGGATAATTTGGAGAAGAAAAACCAAAATAATTTGTAGCATCTATTTTCCTTGACCTGTTCCCCCTCATTAAAGTATCTCTAAAGAAAATACAAACTTCAGGAACAAGTTTTACTCCATATAAATCATTACCAGCTATTTGTATGGCAGTAACAAGATTTTGAAGAGCATCGCTTCTTGGAAACTGTAAGGGTACCTGTGAACCAGTCAAGACTACAGGCTTATCAAGATTTTTAAGCATGAATGAAAGAGCTGAAGCTGTAAATGCCATAGTATCAGTTCCATGAAGTACAACAAATCCTCTATAATTTTCATAATTTTTTTCAATTATACCAGCTATATTGATCCAGATTTCTGGCGACATATCTGATGAGTCAATCAATGGTGAAAATTGATAATAATCTGTTGAAAATTTTTCAAGAACAGGATGTTCTTTTGCGATTTCATTCCAGTCATTAGCTGGTCTTAATGGACTATTAGGATCACCTTTTTCACTATTTACCATTCCTATAGTTCCACCTGTGTTGATAATCAAAACTTCATCTAGCATTTTTTCCTCCAAAATTGATATTATTTTCTAAATTATACTTATAAATCGAAAAAAAAACAATAGATAAATAGTTTCCAAAATATTTCTAGATTTAAACTTTAAATTATACTTAAGAAATGGTATAATTACCAAGGGAGGAACAAATGAAGGATAATATAGCTCTAATTGGTTTTATGGGAAGTGGAAAAAGCACTATAGGCAGAGTTCTGGCCAAATACTTAGATATGAAATTTATTGATATAGATAAAATGATCTCTGCACGAGAAAAAATGACTATCCCTGAAATATTTGAAGAAAAGGGAGAAGCTTATTTCAGAAAATTAGAGAGAGAGATTGTTTATGAAGAATCTTTAGATAATAATATAATTATTGCTACAGGAGGAGGAGTCATTATAGACAATGAAAATATAAAAACTCTAAGAGAAACTTCGTTTATTGTGTATTTAGATTGTACTATTGAATGTATATATGAAAGAGTAAGACATAGTAAAGGAAGACCTCTTCTTAATGTAGATGATATGTTTGAGAAAATAAAAGAGCTTCATTCTAAAAGAGAGATATTATATAGAATATCAGCTGATTTTAGCGTGAAAATAGATATAGAAAGTAACATGTATGATACTGCTGAAAAAATAAAAGAAGCTTATATTTATAACAGTTAAAATAAGGAGGGATTTTTTATGTGTAATGAAAATCGTTTAAAGGGGAAACTTGCCTTGATTACTGGAGCTACAAGTGGAATAGGAAAGTCTTGTGCAGAAAAACTTGCAGGAATGGGAGTTAATCTTATTCTTACTGGAAGAAGAAATGAAGTATTAAATGAAGTGAAAAATGAAATAGAAAAAAAATATGAAGTAAAGGTACTCGCTATGCAGCTTGATGCAAGAAATTATGAAGAGATTGCAAAGGAATTAGCTGCTCTTGAGGGAGAATGGAAAAATATAGATATACTTGTTAATAATGCAGGACTTGCTTTAGGAATGGAAAAAATATATTCTAATTCTGCTAAAGATATAGATGCTGTTATAGATACAAATGTAAAAGGTATGCTTTATATGATAAGAGAAGTAGTACCTGGAATGATAGAAAGAGATAAACCTGCTCTTGTAGTAAATATTGGATCAGTAGCAGGAGATGCAGCATATGCAGGAGGAGCAGTATACTGTGCTTCTAAAGCAGCAGTAAAAACTCTTTCTGATGGACTTAGAATAGATTTAGTAGATACAAAGGTGAAAGTAACTAATATAAAACCTGGATTAGTTGAAACTAATTTTAGTGTAATAAGATTCAAAGGAGATAAGGATAAAGCTGATAAAGTTTATAAGGGAATAGAAGCTCTTACTCCTGATGATATAGCAGATACTGTTATGTATATTTGTAATTTGCCTGATAATGTACAGATTCCTGAAATTGTGATGACACCTATGTTTCAAGCTGATGGTCGTACAGTCCACCGTTTCGGGTAATTGGACATTCAGTTATTGATTATTAAATTTTTAAAAGAGAAAGGGATTTTCTTCTTTTTGTTTTCATTAAAGAATATTTAGAAAGAGTATTATATGGAAAAAATAAAAAAACTATTAGAAGAAATGGATAAAATTAATCATAAAATAACGTTGATAAATTTTTATTACAATAAACTCAATTATTTTTTAATTTTAGAGAAATTAAAAAAAATTGAAAAAATAAATAAATATGCTTCTATAAAATTAACTTTTATACGAGAAAAAGATCAAAAGGAAATTACTATAGAAGCAAATTCAAGTAAATTTTTAATAGATAGAGAAACTTTAATAAAATATTTTGAAGTTGATTCAAATAAAATAAATGATTTCTCAAAATATTTATTTGTTGTATTTATTAATAGCATTCCTGAAAATATACCAAATCTAAATGATAAAGAAAAGAAAATAATAATAAATTATATTAATAAACAAGAAAAAGAAGAAGAAAAAATATATTGTACTGGTTTAATGAGAAATGGGATTAAAAATGGAAAACAAAATACTAGAACTCCTCTTAATTTAGAAAAAACGAGAATTTTATATCCAAAATTATATGAAAATTTTAAAAATGATGAAACAATTAGTTTTAAATATTCATCTAAAACAGAAGATGAAAAAGAATATTTAGAAATACTTGAAAATTTTTATAAACAAAAATAATTATTGCTAAAGGCAAAACAATTAACAGGAAAAATATAAGCAGCTAGAAATATTGAAAAAAATAGTTTTTCTTTTTTAT
It encodes the following:
- a CDS encoding shikimate kinase encodes the protein MKDNIALIGFMGSGKSTIGRVLAKYLDMKFIDIDKMISAREKMTIPEIFEEKGEAYFRKLEREIVYEESLDNNIIIATGGGVIIDNENIKTLRETSFIVYLDCTIECIYERVRHSKGRPLLNVDDMFEKIKELHSKREILYRISADFSVKIDIESNMYDTAEKIKEAYIYNS
- a CDS encoding SDR family NAD(P)-dependent oxidoreductase → MCNENRLKGKLALITGATSGIGKSCAEKLAGMGVNLILTGRRNEVLNEVKNEIEKKYEVKVLAMQLDARNYEEIAKELAALEGEWKNIDILVNNAGLALGMEKIYSNSAKDIDAVIDTNVKGMLYMIREVVPGMIERDKPALVVNIGSVAGDAAYAGGAVYCASKAAVKTLSDGLRIDLVDTKVKVTNIKPGLVETNFSVIRFKGDKDKADKVYKGIEALTPDDIADTVMYICNLPDNVQIPEIVMTPMFQADGRTVHRFG
- a CDS encoding DUF6037 family protein yields the protein MEKIKKLLEEMDKINHKITLINFYYNKLNYFLILEKLKKIEKINKYASIKLTFIREKDQKEITIEANSSKFLIDRETLIKYFEVDSNKINDFSKYLFVVFINSIPENIPNLNDKEKKIIINYINKQEKEEEKIYCTGLMRNGIKNGKQNTRTPLNLEKTRILYPKLYENFKNDETISFKYSSKTEDEKEYLEILENFYKQK